One window of Streptococcus troglodytae genomic DNA carries:
- a CDS encoding autorepressor SdpR family transcription factor has product MGFAETFKALSNPIRRDILDLLKLGQLSAGEISSHFELAGATISHHLSVLKKADLVRETREKNFIYYELNTSVLEDMMVWLADLKGNTHDED; this is encoded by the coding sequence ATGGGGTTTGCTGAAACATTTAAGGCTTTGTCAAATCCAATTCGACGCGATATTCTAGATTTACTAAAGTTGGGGCAATTATCAGCTGGTGAAATTTCTAGTCATTTTGAACTAGCGGGAGCTACTATTTCGCACCATCTTAGTGTCTTGAAAAAGGCAGATTTGGTACGAGAAACACGAGAGAAGAACTTTATTTACTATGAACTCAATACCTCGGTTTTGGAAGATATGATGGTCTGGTTGGCTGATTTGAAAGGAAATACGCATGATGAAGATTGA
- the msrA gene encoding peptide-methionine (S)-S-oxide reductase MsrA — protein MERAIFAGGCFWCMVQPFEEQDGILSVRSGYTGGYVVNPTYEQVCSKMTGHTEAVEIIFDESKISYADLVEIYWRQTDPTDAFGQFEDRGDNYRPVIFYFDEQQRKIAEQSKANLQASGRFNRPIVTTIEAAQPFYEAENDHQAFYRKNPKHYARSSAIRHHFLKENWS, from the coding sequence ATGGAACGTGCGATTTTTGCGGGAGGCTGTTTTTGGTGTATGGTACAGCCTTTTGAAGAACAAGATGGTATTTTGTCTGTCCGATCAGGCTATACAGGAGGATATGTGGTTAATCCGACTTATGAGCAAGTCTGCTCAAAAATGACTGGACATACGGAAGCTGTCGAAATTATCTTTGATGAAAGCAAGATTTCTTATGCAGACCTTGTCGAAATCTATTGGCGGCAGACCGATCCAACCGATGCTTTTGGACAATTTGAAGATCGTGGGGATAACTATCGTCCTGTTATCTTTTATTTTGATGAGCAACAGCGGAAAATAGCGGAGCAGTCCAAGGCTAATTTGCAGGCTTCAGGTCGTTTTAACAGACCGATCGTGACTACGATTGAAGCAGCGCAGCCATTTTACGAAGCAGAAAATGACCATCAGGCTTTCTATCGGAAAAATCCTAAACACTATGCGAGAAGCTCTGCTATTCGCCATCACTTTTTAAAGGAGAACTGGTCATGA
- a CDS encoding YozE family protein yields the protein MRKSFYTWLMAQRNPKSHEPVAILADLVFEDTTFPKHTDSFERVSRYLEDEASFSFNLSEFDRIWEDYLAH from the coding sequence ATGAGAAAATCATTTTATACTTGGCTGATGGCGCAGCGTAATCCTAAAAGTCATGAACCTGTAGCTATTTTGGCGGATTTGGTCTTTGAAGATACAACTTTTCCGAAACACACTGATAGTTTTGAAAGGGTCAGTCGCTATTTGGAAGATGAAGCTAGTTTTTCTTTTAATCTTAGCGAATTTGATAGGATTTGGGAAGATTATTTGGCACATTAA
- the pyrH gene encoding UMP kinase: MVKPKYSRVLIKLSGEALAGEKGVGIDIPTVQAIAQEIKEVHDSGIEIALVIGGGNLWRGEPASKAGMDRVQADYTGMLGTVMNALVMADALQHAGVDTRVQTAIAMQQVAEPYIRGRALRHLQKGRIVIFAAGVGSPYFSTDTTSALRAAEIEADAILMAKNGVDGVYNDDPRKNVDAIKFNELTHMEVLKRGLKIMDSTASSLSMDNDIDLVVFNLNESGNIRRVILGEQIGTTVTSRISDSE, translated from the coding sequence ATGGTAAAACCTAAATATAGTCGTGTATTGATTAAGCTCTCTGGAGAGGCTTTAGCTGGCGAAAAAGGAGTTGGTATTGACATTCCAACTGTTCAAGCTATTGCTCAGGAGATCAAGGAAGTTCATGACTCAGGCATTGAAATTGCTCTTGTTATCGGTGGTGGAAATCTTTGGAGAGGTGAGCCTGCTTCTAAGGCAGGTATGGATCGTGTTCAGGCTGATTATACTGGGATGCTGGGGACAGTTATGAATGCTCTTGTTATGGCAGATGCTCTCCAGCATGCGGGGGTGGACACGCGTGTTCAGACAGCAATTGCTATGCAACAAGTTGCAGAGCCTTATATTCGTGGTCGAGCGTTGCGTCATTTGCAAAAGGGCCGCATTGTTATCTTTGCTGCGGGTGTCGGTTCTCCTTACTTCTCAACTGATACGACATCTGCTCTTCGGGCCGCAGAAATTGAAGCAGATGCTATCCTTATGGCTAAAAATGGCGTTGATGGTGTCTATAATGATGATCCTCGTAAGAATGTTGATGCAATTAAATTTAACGAACTAACTCATATGGAAGTTCTCAAACGCGGACTTAAAATTATGGATTCAACCGCTAGCTCACTGTCGATGGATAATGATATTGACTTGGTTGTTTTCAATTTGAATGAGAGCGGAAACATTAGACGTGTTATCTTAGGCGAACAAATTGGGACAACTGTAACCAGCAGAATTTCTGATTCAGAATAA
- the glmU gene encoding bifunctional UDP-N-acetylglucosamine diphosphorylase/glucosamine-1-phosphate N-acetyltransferase GlmU gives MTNYAIILAAGKGTRMKSDLPKVLHQVAGLTMLEHVKRAVDTMNPAKTVTVVGHKAELVQKVLEGQSEFVLQSEQLGTGHAVMMAESALAELEGQTLVIAGDTPLIRGESLKNLLHYHKSHKNVATILTAEADDPFGYGRIIRNQNAEVTKIVEQKDASDYEQQVKEINTGTYVFDNKRLFEALKEINTNNAQGEYYLTDVISIFKEADEKVGAYKLADFDESLGVNDRVALATAEKVMRHRINHAHMVNGVTLINPASTYIDSEVIIAPDVVIEANVTLKGQTKIETGAVLTNGTYIVDSVIGENTVITHSMIEASRIEKNVTVGPYAHLRPNSVLEEAVHVGNFVEVKASTLGKETKAGHLTYIGNAEVGHDVNFGAGTITVNYDGQNKYKTIIGNHAFVGSNSTIIAPLTIGDNALTAAGSTIHKDVPVDSIAIGRGRQVNKEGYAKKKPHYPTNK, from the coding sequence ATGACTAACTATGCTATTATCCTTGCTGCTGGTAAGGGTACTCGAATGAAATCGGATTTACCAAAAGTTTTGCACCAAGTGGCAGGACTTACTATGTTGGAACATGTTAAACGTGCTGTCGATACCATGAATCCAGCAAAAACAGTGACCGTTGTCGGTCATAAAGCAGAACTTGTTCAAAAGGTTCTAGAAGGCCAATCAGAATTTGTCCTTCAATCGGAGCAATTGGGAACGGGGCATGCTGTTATGATGGCTGAGTCAGCTTTGGCTGAGCTTGAAGGACAAACGCTTGTCATTGCTGGTGACACGCCTTTGATTAGAGGAGAAAGTCTGAAAAACTTGCTGCATTATCATAAAAGTCATAAAAATGTAGCGACAATCTTAACTGCTGAAGCAGATGATCCTTTCGGCTATGGTCGTATTATTCGCAATCAAAATGCGGAAGTAACCAAGATCGTTGAACAAAAGGATGCTTCTGATTATGAACAACAAGTCAAAGAAATCAATACAGGAACGTATGTTTTTGACAATAAGCGCCTTTTTGAAGCCTTAAAAGAAATCAATACCAATAATGCTCAGGGTGAATATTATTTGACAGATGTTATCAGTATTTTTAAAGAGGCAGATGAAAAGGTTGGAGCTTATAAACTAGCTGATTTTGACGAGAGTCTTGGGGTTAATGATCGTGTTGCTTTAGCAACAGCAGAAAAAGTTATGCGTCATCGCATTAATCATGCGCATATGGTCAACGGTGTGACTTTAATAAACCCAGCCAGTACCTATATTGACAGTGAAGTTATCATTGCACCAGATGTGGTCATTGAAGCTAATGTGACGCTTAAAGGTCAAACTAAAATTGAAACAGGAGCTGTTTTGACTAATGGTACTTATATTGTTGATTCAGTTATTGGTGAAAATACTGTAATTACCCATTCAATGATTGAGGCTTCTCGAATTGAAAAAAATGTTACAGTTGGACCTTATGCACATTTACGACCAAATTCAGTCTTAGAAGAAGCAGTTCATGTGGGGAACTTTGTGGAAGTTAAGGCCTCGACACTTGGTAAAGAGACCAAAGCAGGGCATTTGACCTATATTGGCAATGCTGAGGTTGGCCATGATGTTAATTTTGGTGCTGGTACCATTACAGTCAATTATGATGGACAAAATAAATATAAGACAATTATAGGAAACCATGCTTTTGTTGGCAGCAATTCTACCATCATTGCTCCTTTAACTATTGGTGATAATGCCTTGACAGCAGCAGGTTCAACGATTCATAAAGATGTCCCAGTTGATAGTATTGCTATCGGTCGTGGCCGCCAAGTCAATAAAGAAGGCTATGCCAAGAAAAAACCGCATTATCCCACTAATAAATAG
- the frr gene encoding ribosome recycling factor, with protein MANAIVEKAKERFEQSHQSLAREFGSIRAGRANASLLDRIEVEYYGVPTPLNQLASITVPEARVLLVSPFDKSSLKDIEHAINASDIGINPANDGSVIRLVIPALTEETRKELAKEVKKVGENAKVAIRNIRRDAMDEAKKQEKIKEITEDELKSLEKDIQKVTDEAVKHIDSMTANKEKELLEV; from the coding sequence ATGGCAAATGCTATTGTAGAAAAAGCAAAAGAAAGATTTGAACAATCACATCAGTCCCTCGCGCGTGAATTCGGCAGCATTCGTGCTGGCCGTGCCAATGCAAGCCTTTTAGATCGGATTGAAGTAGAATATTATGGCGTACCAACTCCTCTCAATCAACTAGCTTCAATCACTGTTCCAGAAGCACGCGTTCTTTTGGTTTCACCATTTGATAAATCATCATTAAAAGATATTGAACATGCTATTAATGCTTCTGATATTGGGATTAATCCGGCTAATGACGGTTCTGTTATTCGTTTGGTTATTCCAGCCTTGACTGAAGAAACACGTAAAGAGTTGGCTAAGGAAGTTAAAAAAGTTGGTGAAAATGCGAAGGTTGCTATTCGTAACATTCGTCGTGATGCCATGGATGAAGCTAAAAAGCAGGAAAAGATTAAAGAAATCACAGAAGATGAATTGAAATCTCTTGAAAAAGATATTCAAAAAGTTACAGATGAAGCTGTTAAGCATATTGATAGCATGACGGCAAATAAAGAAAAGGAACTTCTTGAAGTTTAA
- a CDS encoding DUF3397 family protein: MTMYKLMAIAFIFLTLIFSYIIVSTFHLRRFGINLADIALPLFAVEIVLVSAKFYTHSFLPHYLLAMSILSLTLAIRQLRKRKSFSFRRFFKFFWRSGFILTFFFYLATVIAAFLAG; encoded by the coding sequence ATGACTATGTATAAATTAATGGCAATAGCCTTCATTTTTTTAACGTTAATCTTTTCTTACATTATCGTTTCAACTTTCCATTTGCGACGCTTTGGTATTAATTTAGCAGACATTGCTCTGCCGCTTTTTGCAGTAGAAATTGTCTTAGTGTCAGCAAAATTTTATACTCACAGCTTTCTGCCGCATTATTTACTGGCCATGTCCATTCTTTCTCTGACCTTGGCTATCCGTCAGCTCAGAAAAAGAAAGTCCTTTTCTTTCAGACGGTTCTTTAAATTCTTTTGGCGGTCAGGCTTCATTTTGACTTTCTTCTTTTATTTGGCGACTGTCATTGCTGCCTTTCTTGCCGGCTGA
- the rplK gene encoding 50S ribosomal protein L11, whose translation MAKKVENIVKLQIPAGKATPAPPVGPALGQAGINIMGFTKEFNARTADQAGMIIPVVISVYEDKSFDFVTKTPPAAVLLKKAAGVDKGSGEPNKTKVASVTRAQVQEIAETKMPDLNAANLESAMRMIEGTARSMGFTVTD comes from the coding sequence ATGGCTAAAAAAGTCGAAAACATCGTAAAACTTCAAATTCCTGCTGGTAAAGCAACACCAGCGCCACCAGTTGGACCAGCACTTGGTCAAGCAGGAATTAATATCATGGGATTCACAAAAGAATTCAATGCTCGTACAGCTGATCAAGCTGGTATGATTATCCCAGTTGTTATCTCAGTTTATGAAGATAAATCATTTGATTTCGTCACAAAAACACCGCCAGCTGCTGTTCTTTTGAAAAAAGCTGCAGGTGTTGACAAGGGTTCTGGTGAACCAAACAAAACTAAAGTTGCTTCAGTAACTCGTGCACAAGTACAAGAAATCGCTGAAACAAAAATGCCAGATTTGAACGCTGCAAACCTTGAGTCTGCAATGCGTATGATCGAAGGTACTGCTCGTTCTATGGGATTCACTGTTACTGACTAA
- the macP gene encoding cell wall synthase accessory phosphoprotein MacP — translation MGKPLLTDEMIARANRGEKFYDKGHFDSEETIVISTDNQIPQSSYDKTRDLNESYDDYDYEDYDEEPIIKSRRIENAKRGKFQSKLNWILIGVVLLLAFLAYAVFKL, via the coding sequence ATGGGAAAGCCACTATTAACAGATGAAATGATTGCCCGTGCCAATCGTGGTGAGAAGTTCTATGATAAAGGTCATTTTGACTCAGAAGAAACCATTGTCATTTCAACAGATAATCAGATACCTCAATCAAGTTATGATAAAACGCGTGATTTGAATGAAAGCTATGATGATTATGATTATGAAGACTATGATGAAGAACCTATTATCAAAAGTCGCCGCATTGAAAATGCGAAACGTGGTAAATTTCAGTCTAAATTAAATTGGATTTTAATAGGAGTCGTTCTTCTTCTAGCCTTTTTAGCTTATGCTGTCTTTAAACTATAA
- a CDS encoding PhoH family protein gives MQEYSVEVTLVHPDDMVNLFGSNERHLKLIEENLGVVIHARTERVQILGETEEAIELARLTIKALLVLVGRGMIVNTSDVVTALSMVQNGNIDKFVALYEEEIIKDSYGKPIRIKTLGQKVYVDSVKSHDIVFGIGPAGTGKTFLAVTLAITALKRGQVKRIILTRPAVEAGESLGFLPGDLKEKVDPYLRPVYDALYQILGKEQTSRLMERETIEIAPLAYMRGRTLDDAFVILDEAQNTTIMQMKMFLTRLGFNSKMIVNGDISQIDLPKNVKSGLVDASEKLKDIKQIDFVYLSAKDVVRHPVVAEIINAYEDSTDAH, from the coding sequence TTGCAAGAGTATTCTGTTGAAGTGACCTTGGTTCATCCAGATGATATGGTCAATTTATTTGGTTCTAATGAGCGGCATTTAAAATTAATTGAAGAGAATCTTGGCGTTGTCATTCATGCCAGGACAGAGCGTGTCCAAATTTTAGGTGAGACTGAGGAAGCCATTGAATTAGCTCGTCTGACTATCAAAGCGCTGTTAGTTCTGGTCGGACGGGGAATGATTGTCAATACTTCTGATGTTGTGACAGCACTTTCGATGGTGCAAAATGGCAACATTGATAAATTTGTGGCACTTTACGAAGAAGAAATTATCAAGGATTCTTATGGGAAACCTATTCGCATTAAAACTCTGGGACAAAAGGTCTATGTTGATAGCGTCAAAAGCCATGATATCGTTTTTGGTATTGGTCCTGCAGGAACGGGGAAAACCTTTTTAGCAGTTACACTAGCTATCACTGCTCTTAAACGTGGACAAGTTAAACGCATTATTCTAACACGTCCTGCAGTGGAAGCGGGTGAAAGTCTTGGTTTCTTACCAGGAGATCTCAAGGAAAAAGTTGATCCCTATCTGCGCCCTGTCTATGATGCTCTCTATCAAATTCTTGGAAAAGAGCAAACCAGTCGTCTCATGGAGCGCGAGACTATTGAAATTGCACCTTTGGCGTATATGCGCGGTCGAACTTTGGACGATGCTTTTGTCATTCTGGATGAAGCGCAGAATACCACCATTATGCAGATGAAGATGTTTTTGACTCGTCTTGGCTTTAATTCCAAGATGATTGTCAATGGTGATATTAGTCAGATTGATTTGCCTAAAAATGTCAAATCAGGCTTGGTTGATGCTTCAGAAAAACTAAAGGATATTAAACAGATCGATTTCGTCTATCTTTCTGCTAAAGACGTTGTCCGACATCCAGTGGTTGCTGAAATCATCAATGCTTATGAGGATTCAACTGATGCTCATTAG
- a CDS encoding DNA translocase FtsK, which yields MAKTKNKRKGRKTRRPTKAELEKQKAIKRMLFALFMAFVLFFAIFKLGRVGITVYNIIRLMVGSLAYPFIFATLIYLFATKWLKKHDGLVGGFVITMLGMLLEWQAYLFSLATMKEQGVIKGTLVIVFSDLSKFRVANFAGGGFLGALLYMPVAFLFSNIGSFLIGGLFILLGLFLMSPWDVYDVMNFFKDSYAKWQVKRQENRERRFAQKEEARLLAQQAAQEAQKSATFDHGLNAAIDLETGEVLDQAQTIDLDDFDGQVHKEPEIIGYQPDPEEEALEAEVPAVEQTSQLPEERDISDESLEVDFTPKTTLHYKLPGIDLFAKDKPKNQSKEKRLVRDNIKILEETFTSFGIKANVERAEIGPSVTKYEVKPAVGVRVNRISNLADDLALALAAQDVRIEAPIPGKSLVGIEVPNSEVATVTFRELWEQAKTSPDKLLEVPLGKAVNGSVRSFDLAKMPHILVAGSTGSGKSVAVNGIIASILMKARPDQVKFMMIDPKMVELSVYNDIPHLLIPVVTNPRKASKALQKVVDEMENRYELFSHFGVRNIAGYNAKVEEFNRHSETKNIPLPLLVVIVDELADLMMVASKEVEDAIIRLGQKARAAGIHMILATQRPSVDVISGLIKANVPSRIAFAVSSGIDSRTILDENGAEKLLGRGDMLFKPIDENHPVRLQGSFISDDDVERIVSFIKEQAEADYDESFDPGEVSEDDNSNGNAGNSEGDPLFEDAKALVLETQKASASMLQRRLSVGFNRATRLMEELEEAGVIGPAEGTKPRKVLQSN from the coding sequence ATGGCTAAAACAAAGAATAAAAGAAAAGGACGGAAAACACGCCGTCCAACAAAAGCGGAATTAGAGAAACAAAAAGCCATAAAGCGCATGTTATTTGCTTTGTTTATGGCTTTTGTCCTCTTTTTTGCAATTTTTAAACTAGGACGAGTAGGCATTACCGTTTATAATATCATTCGTTTGATGGTGGGAAGTTTGGCTTACCCCTTCATTTTTGCTACTCTGATTTATCTTTTTGCTACCAAATGGTTGAAGAAACATGATGGCTTGGTCGGTGGTTTTGTCATCACTATGCTTGGGATGCTTTTAGAATGGCAAGCCTATCTTTTCTCCTTAGCAACGATGAAAGAACAAGGTGTCATCAAAGGCACTTTAGTGATTGTTTTTAGTGATCTCAGTAAATTTCGTGTTGCTAATTTTGCTGGCGGTGGTTTTTTAGGAGCTCTCCTCTATATGCCGGTTGCTTTTCTCTTTTCCAATATTGGTTCTTTTTTAATCGGTGGACTTTTTATTCTTTTAGGTCTTTTTCTAATGAGTCCTTGGGATGTTTATGATGTCATGAATTTCTTCAAGGACAGTTACGCTAAATGGCAGGTTAAACGGCAGGAAAATCGGGAAAGACGCTTTGCGCAAAAAGAAGAGGCGCGCCTTTTGGCACAGCAGGCTGCCCAAGAAGCACAGAAATCGGCAACGTTTGATCATGGCCTCAATGCAGCCATTGATTTAGAAACAGGCGAGGTTTTAGATCAGGCACAGACCATTGATTTAGATGATTTTGATGGACAAGTCCATAAAGAACCAGAAATTATTGGTTATCAACCGGATCCTGAGGAAGAAGCATTAGAAGCAGAAGTTCCAGCTGTTGAACAAACCAGTCAGTTACCAGAAGAAAGGGATATATCAGATGAATCCTTGGAGGTTGATTTTACACCTAAGACAACTCTTCATTATAAATTGCCGGGTATTGATCTGTTTGCTAAGGATAAACCCAAAAATCAAAGTAAAGAGAAGAGATTAGTCCGTGATAATATCAAGATCTTAGAAGAAACTTTTACTAGCTTTGGCATTAAGGCCAATGTTGAACGAGCTGAAATCGGACCATCTGTTACCAAATATGAGGTTAAACCAGCAGTCGGTGTGCGGGTCAATCGTATTTCTAATCTAGCGGATGATTTAGCGTTAGCTTTGGCTGCTCAGGATGTTCGTATTGAAGCACCTATTCCTGGGAAATCTCTTGTGGGCATTGAAGTTCCAAATTCTGAAGTAGCTACGGTGACTTTCCGTGAACTTTGGGAACAGGCTAAAACATCGCCTGATAAATTGCTTGAAGTTCCTTTAGGTAAAGCTGTTAATGGTTCGGTTCGTTCTTTTGACCTAGCTAAGATGCCTCATATCTTGGTGGCGGGGTCGACGGGTTCAGGAAAGTCTGTGGCGGTTAATGGTATTATTGCCAGCATTCTGATGAAAGCACGACCAGATCAGGTCAAATTCATGATGATTGATCCCAAGATGGTTGAACTGTCTGTTTATAATGATATTCCCCACCTGCTAATTCCTGTTGTGACTAATCCACGCAAGGCCAGCAAAGCTTTGCAAAAAGTTGTTGATGAGATGGAAAATCGCTATGAACTCTTTAGCCATTTTGGTGTTAGAAACATTGCCGGTTACAATGCTAAGGTAGAAGAATTCAATCGCCATTCAGAAACCAAGAATATACCTTTGCCGCTTTTGGTTGTCATTGTTGATGAATTGGCTGATTTGATGATGGTAGCTAGCAAGGAAGTTGAAGATGCCATTATCCGTTTAGGACAAAAGGCTCGTGCGGCAGGAATCCACATGATTCTCGCAACACAGAGACCATCTGTTGATGTTATTTCTGGTTTGATCAAAGCCAATGTACCAAGTCGAATCGCCTTTGCGGTTTCTTCTGGAATAGACAGTCGCACCATCCTTGATGAAAATGGAGCTGAAAAGCTTCTAGGACGAGGGGATATGCTCTTCAAACCAATTGATGAAAACCATCCTGTTCGTTTGCAAGGTTCCTTTATTTCAGATGATGACGTTGAACGTATTGTGTCCTTTATCAAGGAACAAGCAGAAGCTGATTATGATGAAAGTTTTGATCCTGGTGAAGTTTCTGAAGATGATAACTCTAATGGTAATGCTGGTAATTCTGAAGGAGATCCTCTCTTTGAAGATGCCAAAGCCTTGGTTCTGGAAACACAAAAAGCCAGTGCTTCTATGTTGCAACGTCGACTTTCAGTTGGTTTTAACCGTGCAACGCGTTTAATGGAAGAATTAGAAGAAGCAGGTGTTATTGGACCTGCTGAGGGAACAAAGCCTCGAAAAGTTTTGCAAAGCAATTAA
- a CDS encoding SdpI family protein yields MKIDKKLLVLTSLIILLPVLLGCFFWSQLPKTIATHFDLSGQANGFSSRLFAVFGLPFFLLLLHWFCLFMTSKDPKANNVSSKMRRLIYWIIPMVSCFVMISIYGQAFGYMINHALIANLLIGLLLITIGNYMPKTRRNYTIGIRLPWTLDNDENWNKTHRLAGKLWVGGGVLIFINAFVQIAILQVFVIVLAVMIVLPILYSFILNQKKKYRKLILQSLC; encoded by the coding sequence ATGAAGATTGATAAAAAATTATTAGTGTTGACAAGTTTGATTATTCTGCTGCCTGTCTTGTTAGGTTGTTTCTTTTGGTCACAGCTGCCAAAAACGATAGCGACGCATTTTGATCTATCAGGTCAAGCTAATGGCTTTAGTAGTCGTTTGTTTGCTGTTTTTGGACTTCCGTTTTTTCTCTTGTTGCTTCATTGGTTTTGTCTCTTTATGACCAGCAAGGATCCAAAAGCCAATAATGTTAGCTCTAAAATGCGTCGTCTGATTTATTGGATTATTCCTATGGTATCTTGTTTTGTGATGATTTCGATTTATGGACAGGCTTTTGGCTACATGATTAATCATGCTCTGATAGCTAATCTTCTTATAGGACTCCTGTTGATTACTATTGGTAATTATATGCCAAAAACCCGTCGCAATTACACCATAGGCATTCGTCTGCCATGGACTTTGGATAATGATGAAAATTGGAACAAAACTCATCGATTGGCTGGTAAACTTTGGGTTGGCGGGGGTGTCCTTATTTTCATCAATGCCTTTGTTCAAATCGCCATTTTGCAGGTGTTTGTCATAGTTTTAGCAGTTATGATTGTACTGCCCATTCTTTATTCATTTATCCTAAATCAAAAGAAAAAGTATAGGAAATTGATTTTACAATCACTGTGTTAA
- the rplA gene encoding 50S ribosomal protein L1 — translation MAKKSKQLRAALEKIDSTKAYSVEEAVALAKETNFAKFDATVEVAYNLNIDVKKADQQIRGAMVLPNGTGKTQRVLVFARGAKAEEAKEAGADFVGEDDLVQKINGGWLDFDVVIATPDMMAIVGRLGRVLGPRNLMPNPKTGTVTMDVAKAVEESKGGKITYRADKAGNVQAIIGKVSFDADKLVENFKAFNDVIAKAKPATAKGTYITNLALTTTQGPGIKVDANSF, via the coding sequence ATGGCTAAAAAAAGCAAACAATTACGTGCTGCTCTTGAAAAAATCGACAGTACAAAAGCTTACAGTGTAGAAGAAGCTGTAGCGCTTGCAAAAGAAACTAATTTCGCAAAATTTGATGCAACTGTAGAAGTTGCTTACAACCTTAACATTGATGTTAAAAAAGCTGACCAACAAATCCGTGGTGCCATGGTATTGCCAAATGGTACTGGTAAAACACAACGTGTTCTTGTTTTTGCCCGCGGTGCTAAAGCTGAAGAAGCTAAAGAAGCTGGTGCAGACTTCGTTGGTGAAGATGATCTTGTTCAAAAAATTAACGGCGGTTGGCTGGATTTTGATGTTGTTATTGCGACACCTGATATGATGGCAATCGTTGGTCGCCTTGGACGTGTTCTTGGTCCGCGTAACCTCATGCCAAATCCTAAAACGGGAACAGTAACTATGGATGTTGCCAAGGCAGTCGAAGAATCTAAAGGTGGTAAGATTACTTACCGTGCTGATAAAGCAGGTAACGTTCAAGCTATCATTGGCAAAGTATCATTTGATGCAGATAAGTTGGTTGAAAATTTCAAAGCTTTCAATGACGTTATTGCTAAAGCAAAACCTGCTACTGCAAAAGGTACTTATATAACAAACCTTGCACTGACAACTACTCAAGGTCCTGGTATAAAGGTTGATGCAAATTCATTCTAA